In Nitrospirota bacterium, a single window of DNA contains:
- a CDS encoding TrkA C-terminal domain-containing protein: protein MSLELLGRIQQELSITSSAIYETVLAIAERVNRKVQVLRLHSQASSLLSQIEQVHGELGYQIATLCARRPPFSHESTLPSDQLERLLSQAGERIQQLKRTLLGVDSRIRELKQETIHHELLTLQQDLSLRTAAIERFPVVQGSPVIGKTLAEMALPLSIRLVTVLRGPFLVPPDDALILRVNDVLVIIGLQGDLAKVASSFTPARHAQSA from the coding sequence ATGTCGCTTGAACTGCTTGGCCGTATTCAACAAGAACTGTCGATCACCAGTAGCGCCATCTATGAAACCGTGTTGGCGATTGCTGAGCGAGTCAACCGCAAGGTGCAAGTACTCCGCTTGCACAGCCAGGCCTCGAGCTTGCTGAGCCAAATCGAACAGGTTCACGGTGAGCTCGGATATCAGATTGCGACGCTCTGTGCTAGACGACCTCCCTTTAGCCATGAGTCAACCCTCCCATCCGATCAACTGGAGCGTCTCCTGAGTCAGGCTGGCGAGCGCATTCAGCAGCTTAAACGAACGTTGCTTGGCGTCGACAGTCGTATCCGTGAGCTCAAACAGGAAACGATCCACCATGAACTTCTGACTCTGCAACAAGACCTGAGTCTTCGTACTGCGGCCATTGAACGGTTCCCTGTGGTCCAGGGATCACCAGTCATCGGAAAGACTCTCGCCGAGATGGCGCTTCCGCTATCGATTCGTCTGGTCACGGTCCTTCGCGGCCCATTTCTCGTACCGCCAGACGATGCCCTCATCCTTCGCGTCAATGATGTCCTGGTCATAATCGGGCTGCAGGGAGATCTCGCCAAAGTGGCTTCATCGTTTACTCCAGCTCGACATGCACAATCGGCGTAA
- the radC gene encoding DNA repair protein RadC, whose product MASKKAGHGITQWPETERPRERLLAQGPQILTDAQLLAILLRVGRHGSSAVHVGMEILDRLGGMAGLAQCGIEELCAIPGVGEAKAAQLKAALELGKRALAGPLTKGTKITSSRDLFNHYHPTLRDLRHEIFKVVLLDAKHAILRDATVSTGSLTLSIVHPREVFTLAVKESAAAVIFLHNHPSGDPTPSQEDRVLTARLVSAGDLLGIRVLDHLVVGDGRYVSFADQGWLTDHCADA is encoded by the coding sequence ATGGCCAGCAAGAAAGCAGGGCATGGCATCACTCAATGGCCCGAAACGGAGCGACCCCGTGAACGATTATTAGCTCAAGGTCCACAGATACTGACCGACGCCCAACTATTAGCCATCCTTCTTCGAGTTGGTCGTCATGGGTCTTCAGCCGTGCATGTTGGGATGGAAATCCTTGATCGGCTCGGAGGTATGGCTGGACTGGCACAATGTGGAATCGAAGAGCTCTGCGCGATTCCCGGTGTTGGAGAAGCAAAAGCGGCTCAATTAAAAGCCGCGCTGGAGCTGGGAAAACGTGCCCTTGCTGGTCCCCTCACAAAAGGGACCAAGATTACATCCAGTCGCGACCTCTTCAACCATTACCATCCCACCTTGCGTGATCTGCGTCACGAAATCTTCAAAGTGGTCTTACTCGATGCCAAACATGCCATCTTGCGTGATGCGACGGTCTCGACCGGTAGCTTGACCCTCAGCATCGTCCATCCACGAGAAGTCTTCACCCTCGCGGTCAAAGAATCTGCAGCAGCAGTCATATTCCTTCATAACCATCCCAGTGGTGATCCAACGCCAAGCCAGGAAGATCGAGTTCTGACGGCGCGATTAGTATCGGCAGGGGATCTTCTTGGCATTCGGGTTCTTGACCATCTCGTCGTCGGCGATGGACGTTATGTCAGCTTTGCCGATCAAGGTTGGCTGACAGACCATTGTGCCGACGCATGA
- the fusA gene encoding elongation factor G — MSERRRESLRNVVLISSSGAGKTSLAEAMLFATGAVPHLGSIAQGTTVSDFEPEELRRRSSVSTSLLRCSWNHTTINLIDPPGLLNMPGETALALRAADAVILVVCASSGIRNDLIRVWSRVTALGLPCILFLNEMDKDDASLDGIVTMCQRDLGIVPLPMSLPYGRGAQLEGVMDLPQERVITSGTEIPTIQQLAIPEQVRTVVKDARKRIQEAVAERDDRLLEQYLAEEELTQEDLMNGLRLGVQTGTIVPLYSGSAIKNIGIVPLLNGIVDFLPSPMDRASNVPLEGLHPDTGERVSRRAVYEDPFSGIVFKTLIDPFIGRLSYLRILSGALHADSPVFNSSRSSKEKSGHLYWVLGKKHTVVPSAGAGEIVAVGKLKDTQTGDTLCDEQALICYPKTVLPKPVLSFAIEPKSNADIEKISLGLHKLIEEDPMLEFSRHADTKEMVLSGMGQVHIDLALEKLHRKYGAEVTIHVPKIPYRETIRTTSQAQGKYKKQTGGHGQYADCWLELSPLARGEGFKFESKVIGGAIPLNFIPAVEKGAVEAMHHGSLAGFPLVDCHVAVYDGSYHPVDSSEMAFKIAASMGFKKAAESAHPVLLEPMMTVEVEAPADHIGSVIGDLNARRGRILHVEARDQTEQITALVPMAELLTYSTALNSLTAGRGSYAMEFARYDEVPHELAVRIIEAQKAETHAAAQ, encoded by the coding sequence ATGAGCGAGCGACGCAGGGAGTCACTCAGAAATGTTGTCCTGATCTCGAGTTCCGGTGCCGGGAAGACCTCGCTGGCTGAGGCCATGCTCTTTGCCACCGGCGCAGTGCCTCACCTCGGGTCTATCGCACAAGGCACGACCGTCTCGGATTTCGAGCCGGAAGAATTACGCCGGCGCAGTTCCGTCAGTACCAGTCTCCTCCGTTGTTCCTGGAATCACACCACCATCAATTTGATCGATCCTCCCGGCCTGCTGAATATGCCAGGGGAAACAGCCCTGGCATTACGAGCGGCGGATGCTGTGATTCTGGTGGTATGCGCTTCGTCGGGGATTCGGAACGACCTCATCAGAGTCTGGTCACGCGTCACTGCCCTCGGCTTGCCCTGCATTCTATTCCTCAACGAAATGGATAAAGACGATGCCTCCCTCGATGGGATTGTCACGATGTGTCAGCGCGATCTTGGGATTGTGCCATTGCCGATGTCTTTGCCTTATGGTCGTGGTGCTCAGCTAGAGGGGGTAATGGATCTCCCTCAAGAGCGCGTCATCACTTCGGGCACAGAGATACCCACGATCCAACAGCTGGCAATACCTGAACAGGTAAGGACCGTGGTGAAGGACGCACGGAAGCGTATTCAGGAGGCGGTAGCCGAACGTGACGATCGATTGCTGGAACAGTATCTCGCTGAGGAGGAGCTGACGCAGGAGGACCTCATGAATGGACTTCGCCTCGGCGTCCAGACAGGCACGATTGTCCCGCTCTATAGCGGTTCCGCAATTAAGAATATCGGGATCGTTCCGCTCCTGAACGGGATCGTCGATTTTCTGCCTTCGCCAATGGACCGGGCGTCAAACGTTCCACTGGAAGGGCTGCATCCTGATACAGGCGAGAGGGTGAGTCGCCGTGCCGTTTACGAAGACCCCTTTTCCGGGATCGTCTTCAAGACATTGATAGACCCGTTCATCGGTAGACTGTCTTATCTGCGGATCTTGTCGGGAGCTCTTCACGCAGACTCGCCCGTCTTCAATAGCTCTCGGAGCAGCAAAGAGAAAAGCGGACATCTGTACTGGGTGTTGGGAAAAAAACATACGGTCGTGCCTTCGGCCGGAGCAGGGGAGATCGTGGCCGTTGGAAAACTCAAGGATACACAAACCGGAGACACGCTCTGCGACGAACAGGCGCTCATCTGTTATCCGAAGACGGTACTTCCGAAACCTGTGCTCTCCTTTGCGATCGAGCCGAAGTCGAACGCCGACATCGAAAAAATCAGTCTCGGGCTGCATAAGTTGATCGAAGAAGATCCGATGCTTGAATTTTCCCGACATGCCGACACGAAAGAAATGGTCTTAAGCGGGATGGGCCAAGTACACATCGATCTCGCGCTCGAAAAACTGCACCGCAAATACGGTGCGGAGGTGACCATCCACGTGCCAAAAATTCCCTATAGGGAAACCATTCGCACGACGTCACAGGCCCAGGGCAAATATAAGAAACAAACCGGAGGACATGGCCAGTATGCAGATTGCTGGCTGGAACTTTCGCCTCTGGCGCGAGGGGAAGGCTTCAAGTTTGAGAGCAAGGTCATAGGTGGAGCGATCCCACTAAATTTTATTCCGGCTGTGGAGAAAGGGGCGGTCGAAGCCATGCACCATGGGAGCCTTGCGGGGTTTCCTCTCGTCGATTGCCACGTAGCCGTGTACGATGGGTCGTACCATCCCGTGGATTCATCAGAGATGGCGTTTAAGATCGCCGCGTCAATGGGGTTTAAAAAGGCTGCCGAATCGGCTCATCCGGTTTTGTTGGAGCCGATGATGACGGTGGAAGTCGAGGCACCGGCGGATCACATCGGTAGCGTGATCGGGGACTTGAATGCGCGCCGAGGGCGCATTCTCCACGTCGAGGCACGAGACCAGACAGAGCAGATCACGGCTCTTGTCCCAATGGCGGAGCTGCTGACGTACTCCACGGCCTTGAACTCACTCACAGCGGGACGGGGCAGTTATGCAATGGAATTCGCGCGGTACGACGAAGTGCCTCACGAGCTCGCGGTTCGAATCATTGAGGCGCAGAAAGCGGAAACTCACGCGGCCGCGCAGTAA
- a CDS encoding Do family serine endopeptidase yields MRVRLIFICLVFLAWLDLHSAFAAESVAPKSTDSPGLRLLEEIQTVFTDLAESAKPSVVNLIPLSGAGRGRELPQERVPNASGSGSGVIIDPEGHIITNSHVIGDATEIEVRFSDTTKLIAQVVGKDLDTDLAVLKVTATHPLPSARFGDSSAVRVGQWVLAVGNPFGLDRTVTLGVVSGIGRENINLSRYENFIQTDASINPGNSGGPLFNLRGEIIGINTAIINFAQGIGFAIPSNMAKQVMEQLVTQGRVTRGWLGVGIQPLTVELARKFGVNEGEGVLVNEVFEKDPAAAAGIKPGDILTRIDGTLIDTPSRLSRVVAGLLPGATAKVEIVRDQQRLVLDVALIERRDHAVTTSLPQTRADVKLGLDVQDLTPSLADKFKLRESRGVLIAKVEPGSIAQSEGLHEGDLIKEVNRIDVGSVGEFSSAVSKVRRGETVLLRMLRESRAFYVVLKSTDP; encoded by the coding sequence ATGCGTGTACGACTCATCTTCATCTGCCTTGTATTTTTAGCCTGGCTTGATCTCCATTCTGCCTTCGCCGCTGAGTCCGTCGCGCCAAAGTCCACTGATTCTCCTGGCCTCCGCCTACTCGAAGAAATTCAAACCGTCTTTACCGATCTGGCCGAATCGGCCAAACCCTCAGTGGTCAACCTCATTCCCTTGTCCGGAGCTGGACGTGGCCGAGAATTGCCGCAAGAGCGTGTGCCGAATGCATCGGGATCGGGATCCGGTGTCATCATCGATCCAGAAGGGCACATCATTACGAATAGCCATGTCATCGGCGATGCGACGGAAATTGAGGTCCGTTTTTCCGATACCACCAAGTTGATTGCGCAGGTCGTTGGTAAGGATTTGGATACAGACTTGGCCGTTCTGAAAGTGACCGCCACCCATCCCCTCCCCAGTGCGAGGTTCGGGGACTCGTCGGCTGTGCGTGTTGGCCAATGGGTCCTTGCTGTCGGGAACCCGTTCGGACTCGATCGGACTGTCACCCTTGGCGTGGTCAGTGGGATCGGGCGGGAGAACATCAATCTCTCGCGTTATGAAAACTTCATCCAGACGGATGCGTCGATCAATCCCGGCAACTCGGGCGGTCCGTTGTTCAATCTGCGCGGTGAAATCATCGGCATCAATACCGCCATCATTAACTTCGCCCAAGGGATCGGCTTCGCGATTCCCTCGAACATGGCGAAGCAAGTGATGGAACAATTAGTGACTCAAGGGCGGGTCACACGAGGCTGGTTAGGCGTCGGCATCCAACCGCTCACGGTGGAGTTGGCCCGCAAGTTCGGCGTGAACGAAGGCGAAGGGGTGTTGGTCAACGAAGTCTTCGAGAAGGATCCGGCTGCCGCAGCAGGCATCAAACCAGGCGATATCCTGACTCGCATCGACGGCACCTTGATCGATACGCCGAGCCGGCTCTCGCGCGTCGTGGCAGGATTGCTCCCGGGCGCCACGGCGAAGGTTGAAATCGTCCGCGATCAACAGCGGCTGGTCCTGGACGTCGCCCTCATTGAACGGCGAGACCACGCGGTCACGACGTCGCTTCCTCAAACCCGTGCCGACGTCAAGTTAGGCCTCGATGTGCAAGATCTCACACCGAGCCTTGCCGATAAATTCAAGCTGCGGGAAAGCCGTGGGGTGCTGATTGCGAAAGTGGAGCCTGGTAGTATCGCCCAATCGGAAGGGCTCCACGAGGGGGATCTCATCAAGGAAGTGAACCGTATCGATGTGGGATCGGTCGGAGAATTCAGTAGTGCGGTCTCTAAAGTGCGCCGCGGCGAAACCGTCCTGCTCCGCATGCTGCGAGAGAGCCGCGCCTTCTATGTGGTGCTCAAATCGACCGATCCCTGA